A DNA window from Verrucomicrobiia bacterium contains the following coding sequences:
- a CDS encoding transposase, with protein MARMKVKAEEGRVGVYHCISRVVGGQRLLDDLCKEKLAEILLKLARFCGIEIITYCMMGNHFHLLLRVPAAREIPDAELLQRLEGFYGKRGILTVLAREGLETRGAVDPDIRQSLLERMGDVSAFMKEFKQRFSRWYNRQTGRFGTLWAERFKSVLIEDNPGTVRMVAAYIDLNPVRAGIVQDPKDYRFCGYAAALTGNRVLRKGLMSCLKPLAWGEAAAEYRQSLFVTAGSPGRSDKVALDRETILEELRRGGALSVPQVLRLRVRHLTDGVVLGSKAFVNEVFVHHRERFGAKRKDGARRIRGVPLPGISVLRDLQVRAVG; from the coding sequence ATGGCACGGATGAAGGTGAAGGCGGAGGAGGGGCGGGTGGGGGTGTACCACTGCATCTCCCGCGTCGTTGGCGGTCAGCGTCTGCTCGACGATCTGTGCAAGGAGAAGCTCGCCGAGATCCTCCTCAAACTCGCCCGGTTCTGCGGGATCGAGATCATCACCTACTGCATGATGGGCAACCACTTCCACCTGCTCCTGCGCGTCCCGGCAGCACGGGAAATCCCGGATGCCGAACTGCTCCAACGCCTGGAGGGGTTCTACGGCAAGAGAGGGATCCTGACCGTCCTGGCCCGGGAGGGATTGGAGACGCGTGGGGCGGTGGATCCGGATATTCGCCAGTCGCTGCTGGAACGAATGGGCGATGTGTCCGCGTTCATGAAGGAGTTCAAACAGCGCTTCAGCCGCTGGTACAATCGCCAGACCGGCCGCTTCGGCACGCTGTGGGCCGAACGTTTCAAGAGCGTCCTGATCGAGGACAACCCGGGCACGGTCCGCATGGTGGCCGCGTACATTGACCTGAATCCGGTGCGGGCCGGCATCGTGCAGGATCCCAAGGACTACCGGTTCTGCGGCTATGCCGCGGCGCTGACGGGCAACCGGGTGCTGCGCAAAGGGTTGATGAGCTGCCTGAAGCCGCTCGCCTGGGGGGAGGCGGCGGCGGAGTACCGGCAGAGTCTGTTCGTGACGGCGGGGAGCCCGGGGCGGAGCGACAAGGTGGCGCTGGATCGGGAGACGATCCTCGAGGAGTTGCGACGCGGCGGGGCGTTGAGCGTGCCGCAGGTGCTGCGCTTGCGGGTGCGGCACCTGACCGACGGGGTGGTGCTGGGATCCAAGGCATTCGTGAACGAGGTGTTCGTCCATCATCGGGAACGGTTTGGCGCCAAACGCAAAGACGGGGCTCGACGAATTCGGGGAGTGCCATTACCCGGGATCAGCGTCCTTCGAGATCTGCAAGTGCGAGCGGTCGGGTAG